DNA sequence from the Pseudodesulfovibrio senegalensis genome:
CCAGCCGGTTGCGTGAAAGGTGGTGGGTTTCGTACCCGGCCAGCCGGGCGATGAATTCCGTGGTGTCCCGGTACAGGCGGGAAGCGCCGCCTTCCTGTGTGAAGTGGTGGGAGACGACGCAGCCTCCGGGCTTGAGCGATGCGTGGATATTCTTGAAAACAGCATCGAGTTCCGGTGTGCAGGCGTAGAGCACGTGGGAGGTGAAAACCATGTCGAACGCCTTGTCCGGCAGGCTGTCCGTGCGGATGTCCAGGGGAAGGCAGGTCACCCTGTCACCGTAGCCATTGGCCCTGCAGCGCTTTGCGGCCGCTTCCAGAACGTGTTCCAGATCGAACAGGGTGCTCTGCAGCTTCGGGTTGCGGTGCAGCAACTCCATGGAATAATGGCCGTGATTGCCGCCGATGTCGGCCATGGCGCGCATGGACGGGAATTCGGGCATTTCGGCAATGAAATCCACGGCCATCTGCAACTGGCCGTTGAGCGCATGCTGCAGGGTGCCGTCCATTGTTTCCGGCGTGCTCCAGCTCTTGTCGGTTTCCGCCCGC
Encoded proteins:
- a CDS encoding class I SAM-dependent methyltransferase; this translates as MPFPQPTTSFSPVENILCESVNAQAILHAARLNIFDHLEERPMDTDALAQKTGLAAKPLEALLDMLAGRGLLSKNDATYANTPMTSEYLVNTSPLYQGKAMELNERFYALVRDSMPEVLSGQSMERAETDKSWSTPETMDGTLQHALNGQLQMAVDFIAEMPEFPSMRAMADIGGNHGHYSMELLHRNPKLQSTLFDLEHVLEAAAKRCRANGYGDRVTCLPLDIRTDSLPDKAFDMVFTSHVLYACTPELDAVFKNIHASLKPGGCVVSHHFTQEGGASRLYRDTTEFIARLAGYETHHLSRNRLESSLRKAGFNEFEQTYTGCDKNTLLLVARRD